Proteins co-encoded in one Sandaracinaceae bacterium genomic window:
- the smpB gene encoding SsrA-binding protein SmpB yields the protein MELLVCRNPKAAQTYEIEEKLEVGMILVGSEVKSLRNRKADLDGAYAVIENDELFLHKMHIAPYEQSGYSGHATKRVRKLLAHHAEIEKWRGKLTTKGYTLVPLQVYFKGGVAKCQLGLGRGKKKGDEREALKAKAELSEARDAARRR from the coding sequence ATGGAGTTGCTGGTCTGCCGCAACCCCAAGGCGGCGCAGACCTACGAGATCGAGGAGAAGCTCGAGGTCGGGATGATCCTGGTGGGCAGCGAGGTGAAGAGCCTGCGCAACCGCAAGGCCGACCTCGACGGCGCCTACGCGGTGATCGAGAACGACGAGCTGTTCCTGCACAAGATGCACATCGCTCCCTATGAGCAGAGCGGCTACTCGGGACACGCCACCAAGCGCGTTCGCAAGCTGCTGGCGCACCACGCCGAGATCGAGAAGTGGCGCGGCAAGCTCACCACCAAGGGCTACACGCTGGTCCCCCTGCAGGTGTACTTCAAGGGAGGCGTGGCCAAGTGCCAGCTGGGCCTGGGGCGCGGCAAGAAGAAGGGCGACGAGCGCGAGGCGCTCAAGGCCAAGGCGGAGCTCAGCGAGGCCCGCGACGCCGCGAGGCGCCGATGA